In one window of Gemmatimonadota bacterium DNA:
- a CDS encoding M3 family oligoendopeptidase, translating into MPPAPIATLTPAALATATWDDLRPLYQELLDRPLAEGELPGWLADWSRLEEVVGEAAALAMIAYTCDTSDPGKEAAHLRFSGEILPRLEELEVLLARRLLETGYTQPGLGVTLQRFRTGAELFREENVPLATEVEELSARYQKLTGGLTVEWDGVEKTLPELQPYLQVTDRAVRERAFRLGSGAYAERRDELAGIFDELFDLRSRMARNAGFADYERYAFTSKCRFDYTPADCRRFHEAVEEVVAPAVARVMERRRQRLGVTELRPWDIGPDPEGREPLRPFRQPDELVQGGRRVFDRVSPAFAGQYQTMIDERLLDLGVRKGKAPGGYCETLHYRGRPFIFMNAVGVFDDVSTLLHEAGHAFHAFEAHPLPLVWERHPGLEMCELASMSMELLAAPYLGRRDGGFFSEEELVRARVEHLEDVLVTLSHVASVDAFQSWIYSSGEGRDGLARDRAWLRIRGRFERGIDWSGLERERVSRWYRQLHIFLYPFYYIEYGIAQVGALQVWRNSLRDQPDAVARYRAALALGNTRSLPELYRAAGVELSFDAGVMRELVELVEGELEKLR; encoded by the coding sequence CTGTACCAGGAGCTGCTCGACCGCCCGCTCGCCGAGGGGGAGCTCCCCGGCTGGCTGGCCGACTGGTCGCGGCTGGAGGAGGTCGTGGGCGAGGCGGCGGCGCTGGCGATGATTGCCTACACCTGCGACACCAGCGATCCAGGCAAGGAGGCCGCTCACCTCCGGTTCTCGGGGGAGATCCTCCCCCGCCTGGAGGAGCTCGAGGTGCTCCTGGCCCGCCGGCTGCTCGAGACCGGCTACACCCAACCGGGGCTTGGCGTCACGCTGCAGCGCTTCCGCACCGGGGCGGAGCTGTTCCGCGAGGAGAACGTGCCCCTCGCCACCGAGGTGGAGGAGCTCTCCGCCCGCTACCAGAAGCTCACCGGCGGGCTCACGGTCGAGTGGGACGGGGTGGAGAAGACCCTCCCCGAACTGCAGCCCTACCTGCAGGTGACCGACCGGGCGGTCCGGGAGCGGGCCTTCCGGCTCGGCTCCGGCGCCTACGCCGAGCGGCGCGACGAGCTGGCGGGGATCTTTGACGAGCTGTTCGACCTGCGCTCCCGCATGGCCCGCAACGCCGGCTTCGCCGACTACGAGCGCTACGCCTTCACCTCCAAGTGCCGCTTCGACTACACCCCGGCCGACTGCCGCCGCTTCCACGAGGCGGTGGAGGAGGTCGTGGCCCCGGCGGTGGCGCGGGTGATGGAGCGGCGCCGCCAGCGGCTCGGCGTGACCGAGCTCCGGCCCTGGGACATCGGCCCCGACCCGGAAGGCCGGGAGCCGCTGCGGCCCTTCCGGCAGCCGGACGAGCTGGTGCAGGGGGGGCGGCGGGTGTTCGACCGGGTCTCCCCCGCCTTCGCCGGGCAGTACCAGACCATGATCGACGAGCGGCTGCTCGACCTCGGCGTGCGCAAGGGCAAGGCGCCCGGGGGCTACTGCGAGACGCTGCACTACCGGGGGCGTCCCTTCATCTTTATGAACGCCGTCGGCGTCTTCGACGACGTCTCCACCCTGCTGCATGAGGCGGGGCACGCGTTCCACGCCTTCGAGGCGCATCCCCTCCCGTTGGTGTGGGAGCGGCACCCCGGCCTCGAGATGTGCGAGCTGGCCTCGATGTCCATGGAGCTGCTCGCCGCGCCCTACCTGGGCCGTCGCGACGGCGGGTTCTTCTCCGAGGAAGAGCTGGTGCGGGCGCGGGTGGAGCACCTCGAGGACGTGCTGGTGACCCTGTCGCACGTGGCCTCGGTCGATGCCTTCCAGAGCTGGATCTACTCCAGTGGCGAGGGGCGTGACGGCCTGGCCCGCGACCGCGCCTGGCTGCGCATCCGCGGCCGGTTCGAGCGGGGCATCGACTGGAGCGGGCTCGAGCGGGAGCGGGTGTCCCGCTGGTACCGGCAGCTGCACATCTTCCTGTATCCGTTCTACTACATCGAGTACGGCATCGCGCAGGTGGGCGCCCTCCAGGTCTGGCGCAACAGCCTGCGCGACCAGCCCGACGCGGTGGCCCGCTACCGCGCGGCGCTGGCCCTCGGCAACACCCGCTCGCTGCCCGAGCTCTACCGCGCCGCCGGGGTGGAGCTGAGCTTCGATGCCGGGGTGATGCGGGAGCTGGTGGAGCTGGTGGAGGGGGAGCTGGAGAAGCTGCGGTAG
- the infA gene encoding translation initiation factor IF-1, which produces MAKEEGIEMEGVVQEVLPDRNYRVLLENGHTILAYAAGKMSKFKIRVLEGDRVTVVLSPYDLTRGRVIYRHK; this is translated from the coding sequence ATGGCGAAGGAAGAAGGCATCGAGATGGAAGGCGTGGTCCAGGAAGTCCTCCCGGATCGCAATTACCGGGTCCTCCTGGAGAACGGCCACACGATCCTCGCCTACGCGGCCGGCAAGATGAGCAAGTTCAAGATCCGCGTCCTGGAAGGGGACCGGGTCACGGTGGTCCTCTCCCCGTACGACCTGACCCGCGGCCGGGTCATCTACCGCCACAAGTAG
- a CDS encoding cold shock domain-containing protein — MPRVTGTVKWFNDAKGYGFITPENGSKDCFVHHTAIKADGFRSLSEGERVEFDIVEGAKGPAAENVTKVK; from the coding sequence ATGCCTCGCGTCACTGGCACGGTGAAGTGGTTCAACGACGCCAAGGGTTATGGTTTCATCACGCCCGAAAACGGCTCCAAGGACTGCTTCGTCCACCACACTGCCATCAAGGCTGATGGCTTCCGCAGCCTCTCGGAAGGTGAGCGGGTTGAGTTCGACATCGTCGAGGGCGCCAAGGGTCCCGCGGCGGAAAACGTCACCAAGGTCAAGTAA